The nucleotide window AGGCTGTGGTATCCATTACATTTAATCCTTTTTTTAATACATCTTCAAAAGAGATGAAATCAAATTTTACTGCAGCTTTGTTTTTCTCCGGATCCGAATCATAAACGCCATCAACACGAGTTCCTTTTAAAATAACATCGGCATTGATTTCGATACCACGTAAAACGGCAGCAGTATCTGTTGTAAAATAAGGATTTCCGGTTCCTGCTCCAAAAATAACGATTCTTCCTTTTTCCAAGTGACGATCAGCTCTTCTTTTGATATAAGGCTCAGCAATTGATTCCATTTTAAGAGCCGTTTGTAAACGAGTTTTCATTCCTTTGTCTTCGAGTGCCCCTTGCAATGCCATTCCGTTGATTACCGTAGCCAGCATTCCCATGTAGTCACCCTGAACTCTGTCCATTCCAGAACTGGCTCCCGCAACACCTCTAAAAATGTTTCCACCACCAATTACGATAGCAATTTCTACTCCTTTGTCATGAATTTGCTTGATATCATCGGCATACTCGGCCAATCGTTTTGGGTCAATTCCATATTGTAAATCGCCCATTAAAGCTTCACCACTTAATTTTAGAAGAATTCTTTTGTATTTCATCGGTTAGTTTTGTTTTTTTAGATTCTCACCTTTAGCTAAGGTTAATTGCATCATTGACAAGGTTCAGTATTGTCAAATTTGTGCAAATATAGACATAATCTGTTTTTTTTGAAAAAAGTGCTCTTAAATATTTGAATTAAGTTTTTGCATTTTCAAATGAATGTTGTTTACCTCTAAGGATTAATTTGTTATCGCTTGTAATATTCTTAAAGTTAACTTTTCTTTTTGTTTTTTTTAAAGGTGATTTTTATCACATTTTAAAAAAAAACATATATCTATTTTTGCATCAAATAAACTTGTAAAATGAAATAGGCATGTCGAGATTGTAGTGTACACCAATGGAGACGTGCCGGTTTTATGCCACAAAAAAAGGATTCGCTATGGAAAAATTGATAGAAAAATCATTGTTTAATAGTTGTAATTATTCGGAATTTAAAGTAATACTTTCCGATTTATTGTTTGAAGGAAAGTCAACTGGAAGTGAACAGTCCGAAGATTTGTTGCAGTACAGCACTTTAAATGAAATCCGTTTGAGACGTCTGGATAAAACGCTTGTTGTTCCTGATGAAATAAAAGAAAAACTAAAATCTTTTGAAAAAGAATATACCTGGTTGGTCATCGCCGAAGGGTGGTGTGGTGATGCTGCACAAATTTTGCCGATATTGAATAAGATGGCTTTGGAGACGGATAAAATCGATTTGAGAATTGTTTTCCGTGATTCAAACGATGAATTGATGAATAAATACCTGACCAATGGAGCAAGAGCAATCCCAAAATTACTTATCATTGACAAGGAAGCAGGTGTGGTTTGCAATCATTGGGGGCCAAGACCACAAGGTGCTACCGACCTAATTAAAAACTACAAAGCAGAGTTTGGTGTTGTAAATGAGGAAGCCAAAACACAATTACAGTTATGGTATCTACATGACAAAGGATTGTCTGTTCAAAACGAAGTCGTTGAGATGATGTTTGCCTCTGTAGAGGAATGTGTCTGTATGTAATAGTTTGTTTAAAAAGTTGTAAATTACTGATAATCAATAAAATTTACTATTTTACCCCCTTTTTTGATGTTGTATTAAATATGTTTAACAATTAAATAAGTGTCGTATGAGAAGATTATTTGACAAATTTTATGATTATGTATCGAATTTACTGTTCGGAAATGAAAGTGCTACCCATTATTAACTAATTTTAAAAAAGTATGGAATAACTATTACTTTGACTAAAAAACACATTGCAAATTCAACTTGATTTTGTAATGTTTTTTTTTGATTACAATTGAGGAAATAGACTTTGTTCGAACAGGGTAACATCTACAGCATCTGCTACATTGTAATCACCAATTTTGGTACGACGCAAAGCTGTTAAATGCGAACCGGAATTCATAGCTTTTCCAAAATCATAAGCTAGGGAACGGATATAAGTTCCTTTGCTGCAAACTACCCTAAAATCGATTTCAGGAAGAGCGATTCGGGTGATTTCAAATTCGTGAATAGTAGTTTTTCTTGAAGCAATTTCAACTTCTTCTCCCGCTCTGGCGTGTTCATAAAGTCGTTTTCCGTCTTTTTTTATAGCCGAAAAAATGGGTGGTTTTTGATCAATTTCGCCCAAAAATTGTTTTACGGTTTCGTGAATAAGTGATTCGTCGATATGTGAAATGTCGAAAGTTTCATCTATTTCTGTCTCCAAATCGTAGGATGGAGTAGTGGCTCCAATGTGGAAAGTTCCAGTGTATTCTTTTGGTTGGCCTTGCAATTCGGTAATCCTTTTGGTGAATTTTCCCGTACAGATTAATAATAAACCGCTCGCCAAAGGATCCAAAGTTCCTGCGTGCCCAATCTTGAATTTTTTGGGTAAACCCGCTTTGTTGATTAGCAAATATTTGATTTTATTGACCGCCTGAAAAGAAGTCCAATGTAAAGGTTTGTCGATTAAAAGGACTTGGCCGTTTAAAAAATCTTCGGTTGTCATTAAAGTACGGTCAAAGGATGAATAAAATAATGAATTGCCAATAAAATAAGCCCAGCGATAATGCGGTAATAACCAAAAACCTTAAATCCGTTTTTGGTCAAAAACCCGATGAAACTTTTAATAGCCAAAAGAGCGACTATAAAAGCAACAATATTTCCTATGATTAGAAAATTGATTTGATCATCATTTAAAACAAATCCATCTTTGTAATAATCGTAGCATTTTTTTACGGTAGCACCCAACATAGTAGGTACTGCAAGGAAAAAAGAAAATTCAGCTGCGGAGGTGCGCGAAAGTTTTTGTGACATTCCGCCAACAATCGAAGCACCACTTCTAGAAACACCTGGAATCATTGCCAAACATTGGAACAAACCAATCTTAAAGGCTTGTCCATAACTTATATCCTGAGCATTATCAGAGACATCAGGTTTATTAAACCATTGGTCCACTTTCAATAAAATAATACCGCCAATTAATAACGAAACGGCAACGGTCACCGGATTTTCTAGCAAAGCATCTATTTTTTTGCTGAAAAGCAATCCAAAAACAACTGCCGGAATAAAAGCAACCAGCAATTTGAAATAAAAATCAAAAGATTGAAAAAAGCGTTTGAAATACAAAACCAATACTGATAAAATCGCTCCCAATTGAATCACGATGGTAAAAAGTTTTGTAAAATCATCATGTGCAATTCCGAAAAAGGAAGAAGCAATAATCATGTGTCCTGTAGAGGAAATAGGCAAAAACTCAGTAATTCCTTCAATAATTGCAAGAACGATAGCTTGTAGTGTATTCATTTTGTAGTGATCAGTTTTTTAGTGATCAGTTTTTAGGTTTGCTAATACTGCAAACTCATTACTGATCACTGCTTACTATTTTTTAGGGTTTTTAAGAATAGCATAAATAGTGATTCCAAAACCAATTAAAACTGTGGTAGGAGCCAAGCGAATTCTTCGGAAATCGAAAACGGAATCGTTAAAAACATTAGGATCATCGCTTCCGCCACCAGACATAAGTATGAATCCAAGGGTAATTACGCCAATTCCAATTAATAGAATTTTATAGTTTATTTTTTCAAAAAGAAATTCGTGTTTGTGTTCTTCGTTTTTCATCTGTCATTGCGAGGAACGAAACAATCTCATTCCTACTGTTTTAAGTTTGTGTTTAAATCAAAAATCGACAATCGTAAATCAAAAATCTTAAATCAATATAGATCATCTGTTCTTAAATTCAGGAAACGTTGCGTTGCAAAGTGAGTACTCAGCCATGTAATCAAAACTCCTGCTCCAAAAACAGCAAGTAAAACGAGTCCAATAATTAGTTTGTCGTCCATGATACCAAGGTCTGGGAAATTGGTTTCCAAATAAGCAAGTACCCCAATTAAAGCAAGAATGGCAATTCCGGCACCAATCATTCCCAGTTTTATGCTACGCATCACAAAAGGTCTTCGGATGAAGGATTTGGTCGCGCCCACCATTTGCATCGTTTTGATGATAAAACGGTTAGAATATATAGAAAGACGCAATGAACTGTTGATTAAAAGTACTGCTACAACAGTCAGGAAACCACTAATGATAAGAATCCACATACTTACTTTCTTGATGTTGTCATTTACTAAGTTGACCAACTGTTTGTCATAAACAATATCCGAAACCATTGCATTTTTGCGTAAGCGGGTCTCTATTTTGGAGATGCTGTCACGAACAATATAATCGGCTTTTAAGTGAATATCGTAGGAATTTTGCAAAGGATTTTCCCCCAAAAAGGTTACAAAATCTTCACCAATAATATCCGAATGTTCTTTTGCTGCCTGCTCTTTGGAAACATAAACAAAAGTTTTGGCAAATTTGGTTGCTTTGAGTTCTTGTCCAAAAGCTTTCACAATACTGTCATTGGCCTCGTTTTTGAAAAAAACGGTCATTGCAATTTTTTCTTTGAAATCATCGGCCAATTTTTTGGAATTGATGATAAAAAATCCCAATATACCCAATAGGAACAATACTAAGGCGATACTTAGCACTACTGAAAAATAGGAAGAAATTAATCTGCGCTTTTGAAACTTTTCGAACGATGAACTCATAGGATGTAAATAATTATGGGGTAAAAATAACAAACAATTTCTTTTTTTTAAGTTAATAACGGTCAAAGTTTACACTTTACTGCAAAAATATGTTATTATACCCGAGTTCTAGCGATGTTTTTTCTAGGAGCAAGATGATTTGCTTCGCCTGCTCGCTATCGATCGAGTCTCAGATTTCCGCAGAAAAAAAGAGGGAAAAACCTGCGTAATCTACTGATTTTGATTGCTCTTTTTTATTTCCCCCTTGACTTAATGGCATTGCGTTATCGTTCGGGTAGCTTTTTTGGAGGCATTGTTCTCGCTTTGCATTACAATTCCCAATAAAAAATTCTGATTCCAGTGCAGATTTTTGAATCAAAGCTTGAAACTTTAAGTTCGAATTCAATATTAGAAATCTACTATCATTAATTTATTTAGTTTTTTTTTGGTTCGAATTTAGTCTTTGTTACATTTTAAGATTTTGTACTTATTCCGAGTTTAGAGTTGAAAGGAGAAAGTATTGCTTTTCAAATAGTATGTAACTCCTCTTATTTTATTGAATAATCTCACTTCGTACTTAAGTTAGATCCCATTTTTCAAAATCAAAATCTCTTTGTTTTTATCTTTTTTAATGTTTTACAATGTAGAACTAGTGCTACTTTTTTTAAGGTAGTCGGGCTACAAACAGTTGAGTTGAAGCGGTCTAAATTTGCAAAAATTAATCAGTAAGTCCTTTTTATTGAGCTTTAGCCAAGGATTTATTCAATATTTAAATTTAAAAAAATGGAATCAAAAATTACATTTCTATTGTTTGTTTTTCTTGCCTCTTGTTTGGTAGGAAATAATTTGTATGTCCTAGTTATGTCTATGGTTGCCCAAAACAAGGGTAATCCTTATGACTGTATTGCTGATAGAAGACCCTTTTATATGGTAAATCCGCTTAAAGCTTTTATCATAGAAGCAAAAGGAATTCGAGCTTCAGAATTAATCGGTCCAATTCCAATCGATATTGGGAATTTGGTTCCAAGAAATATATTTTCTGTCAATAAAGATATAGACTTCAGTGTCTTTTTGGGTAATAAAACAATTGTAAAACTATGAAAGCAAATACTTTAATTAAAAGCCCCTCTTTAGGAGATATCTTAGATTATTCATGGT belongs to Flavobacterium gilvum and includes:
- a CDS encoding cell division protein FtsX, with protein sequence MSSSFEKFQKRRLISSYFSVVLSIALVLFLLGILGFFIINSKKLADDFKEKIAMTVFFKNEANDSIVKAFGQELKATKFAKTFVYVSKEQAAKEHSDIIGEDFVTFLGENPLQNSYDIHLKADYIVRDSISKIETRLRKNAMVSDIVYDKQLVNLVNDNIKKVSMWILIISGFLTVVAVLLINSSLRLSIYSNRFIIKTMQMVGATKSFIRRPFVMRSIKLGMIGAGIAILALIGVLAYLETNFPDLGIMDDKLIIGLVLLAVFGAGVLITWLSTHFATQRFLNLRTDDLY
- a CDS encoding thioredoxin family protein → MEKLIEKSLFNSCNYSEFKVILSDLLFEGKSTGSEQSEDLLQYSTLNEIRLRRLDKTLVVPDEIKEKLKSFEKEYTWLVIAEGWCGDAAQILPILNKMALETDKIDLRIVFRDSNDELMNKYLTNGARAIPKLLIIDKEAGVVCNHWGPRPQGATDLIKNYKAEFGVVNEEAKTQLQLWYLHDKGLSVQNEVVEMMFASVEECVCM
- a CDS encoding DUF3098 domain-containing protein, producing MKNEEHKHEFLFEKINYKILLIGIGVITLGFILMSGGGSDDPNVFNDSVFDFRRIRLAPTTVLIGFGITIYAILKNPKK
- a CDS encoding undecaprenyl-diphosphate phosphatase, with amino-acid sequence MNTLQAIVLAIIEGITEFLPISSTGHMIIASSFFGIAHDDFTKLFTIVIQLGAILSVLVLYFKRFFQSFDFYFKLLVAFIPAVVFGLLFSKKIDALLENPVTVAVSLLIGGIILLKVDQWFNKPDVSDNAQDISYGQAFKIGLFQCLAMIPGVSRSGASIVGGMSQKLSRTSAAEFSFFLAVPTMLGATVKKCYDYYKDGFVLNDDQINFLIIGNIVAFIVALLAIKSFIGFLTKNGFKVFGYYRIIAGLILLAIHYFIHPLTVL
- the pyrH gene encoding UMP kinase, translated to MKYKRILLKLSGEALMGDLQYGIDPKRLAEYADDIKQIHDKGVEIAIVIGGGNIFRGVAGASSGMDRVQGDYMGMLATVINGMALQGALEDKGMKTRLQTALKMESIAEPYIKRRADRHLEKGRIVIFGAGTGNPYFTTDTAAVLRGIEINADVILKGTRVDGVYDSDPEKNKAAVKFDFISFEDVLKKGLNVMDTTAFTLSQENKLPIVVFDMNKEGNLLKICEGQNIGTIVNI
- the truB gene encoding tRNA pseudouridine(55) synthase TruB — its product is MTTEDFLNGQVLLIDKPLHWTSFQAVNKIKYLLINKAGLPKKFKIGHAGTLDPLASGLLLICTGKFTKRITELQGQPKEYTGTFHIGATTPSYDLETEIDETFDISHIDESLIHETVKQFLGEIDQKPPIFSAIKKDGKRLYEHARAGEEVEIASRKTTIHEFEITRIALPEIDFRVVCSKGTYIRSLAYDFGKAMNSGSHLTALRRTKIGDYNVADAVDVTLFEQSLFPQL